The Henckelia pumila isolate YLH828 chromosome 2, ASM3356847v2, whole genome shotgun sequence genome includes a window with the following:
- the LOC140881721 gene encoding bifunctional protein FolD 2-like, with the protein MSDHRATIIDGKVIAQTIRSEISAEVRRLSQTYGKVPGLAVVIVGQRKDSQSYVNMKRKACAELGIRSFDLDLPEDVPEAELISKVHELNVNPDVHGILVQLPLPKHINEEKILIEISLEKDVDGFHPLNIGKLAMKGRDPLFVPCTPKGCLELLTRSGVSVKGKNAVVVGRSNIVGLPVSMLLLKEDATVTIVHSRTKEPERIIREADIIIAAAGQAAMIKGSWIKPGAAVIDVGTNAVDDPTKKSGYRLVGDVDFHEACEVAGCITPVPGGVGPMTVAMLLKNTLDGAKRVIES; encoded by the exons ATGTCGGATCACAGAGCCACCATAATTGATGGCAAAGTGATAGCCCAGACTATCCGATCGGAAATCTCCGCCGAAGTCCGCCGTCTCTCCCAAACTTATGGCAAG GTGCCCGGATTGGCGGTTGTTATTGTGGGGCAAAGGAAGGATTCGCAGAGCTACGTGAATATGAAAAGGAAGGCGTGTGCTGAACTTGGAATCCGATCCTTTGATCTGGATCTGCCGGAGGACGTACCTGAGGCAGAATTAATCAGCAAAGTCCATGAGCTGAATGTGAATCCTGATGTTCATG GCATATTGGTGCAGCTTCCTTTACCTAAACATATTAACGAGGaaaaaattttgattgaaaTATCCCTTGAGAAGGACGTGGATGGATTTCATCCTTTGAATATTGGCAAGTTAGCTATGAAAGGCAGAGATCCATTGTTTGTTCCTTGCACGCCAAAG GGTTGCTTGGAACTTCTAACACGTAGTGGAGTTTCCGTCAAAGGAAAAAATGCTGTAGTCGTTGGTCGAAGTAACATAGTTGGCTTACCAGTTTCCATGCTTCTTCTAAAGGAAGATGCAACTGTTACCATAGTTCACTCCCGTACCAAGGAACCAGAGAGAATAATTCGTGAAGCTGACATCATCATTGCTGCAGCAGGACAAGCCGCGATG atcaaggGCAGCTGGATCAAACCAGGTGCTGCCGTTATTGATGTTGGAACAAATGCTGTGGATGACCCGACTAAAAAGTCTGGTTATAGGCTTGTGGGAGATGTGGACTTTCACGAAGCGTGTGAAGTAGCTGGATGCATTACGCCAGTTCCGGGTGGTGTTGGACCCATGACCGTTGCAATGCTACTGAAGAATACCTTGGACGGAGCCAAGCGAGTGATCGAGAGTTGA